The following are encoded together in the Pan troglodytes isolate AG18354 chromosome 6, NHGRI_mPanTro3-v2.0_pri, whole genome shotgun sequence genome:
- the DBNL gene encoding drebrin-like protein isoform X1 has product MAANLSRNGPALQEAYVRVVTEKSPTDWALFTYEGNSNDIRVAGTGEGGLEEMVEELNSGKVMYAFCRVKDPNSGLPKFVLINWTGEGVNDVRKGACASHVSTMANFLKGAHVTINARAEEDVEPECIMEKVAKASGANYSFHKESGRFQDAGPQAPVGSVYQKTNAVSEIKRVGKDSFWAKAEKEEENRRLEEKRRAEEAQRQLEQERRERELREAARREQRYQEQGGEASPQSRTWEQQQEVVSRNRNEQGSTCASLQESAVHPREIFKQKERAMSTTSISSPQPGKLRSPFLQKQLTQPETHFGREPAAAISRPRADLPAEEPAPSTPPCLVQAEEEAVYEEPPEQETFYEQPPLVQQQGAGSEHIDHHIQGQGLSGQGLCARALYDYQAADDTEISFDPENLITGIEVIDEGWWRGYGPDGHFGMFPANYVELIE; this is encoded by the exons GGCTCTCTTTACCTATGAAGGCAACAGCAATGACATCCGCGTGGCTGGCACAGGGG AGGGTGGCCTGGAGGAGATGGTGGAGGAGCTCAACAGCGGGAAGGTGATGTACGCCTTCTGCAGAGTGAAGGACCCCAACTCTGGACTGCCCAAATTTGTCCTCATCAACTGG ACAGGCGAGGGCGTGAATGATGTGCGGAAGGGAGCCTGCGCCAGCCACGTCAGCACCATGGCCAACTTCCTGAAG GGGGCCCATGTGACCATCAACGCACGGGCCGAGGAGGATGTGGAGCCTGAGTGCATCATGGAGAAGGTGGCCAAGGCTTCAGGTGCCAACTACAGCTTTCACAAGGAGAGTGGCCGCTTCCAGGACGCGGGACCCCAGGCCCCAGTG GGCTCTGTGTACCAGAAGACCAATGCCGTGTCTGAGATTAAAAGGGTTGGTAAAGACAGCTTCTGGGCCAAAGCAGAG aaggaggaggagaaccGTCGGCTGGAGGAAAAGCGGCGGGCCGAGGAGGCGCAGCGGCAGCTGGAGCAGGAGCGCCGGGAGCGTGAGCTGCGTGAGGCTGCACGCCGGGAGCAGCGCTATCAGGAGCAGGGTGGCGAGGCCAGCCCCCAGAG CAGGACGTGGGAGCAGCAGCAAGAAGTGGTTTCAAGGAACCGAAATGAGCAG GGGTCAACATGTGCTTCCCTCCAGGAGTCTGCCGTGCACCCGAGGGAGATTTTCAAGCAGAAGGAGAGGGCCATGTCCACCACCTCCATCTCCAGTCCTCAGCCTG GCAAGCTGAGGAGCCCCTTCCTGCAGAAGCAGCTCACCCAACCAGAGACCCACTTTGGCAGAGAGCCAGCTGCTGCCATCTCAAGGCCCAGGGCAG ATCTCCCTGCTGAGGAGCCGGCGCCCAGCACTCCTCCATGTCTGGTGCAGGCAGAAGAGGAGGCTGTGTATGAGGAACCTCCAGAGCAGGAGACCTTCTACGAGCAGCCCCCACTG GTGCAGCAGCAAGGTGCCGGCTCTGAGCACATTGACCACCACATTCAGGGCCAGGGGCTCAGTGGGCAAGGGCTCTGTGCCCGTGCCCTGTACGACTACCAGGCAG CCGACGACACAGAGATCTCCTTTGACCCTGAGAACCTCATCACGGGCATCGAGGTGATCGACGAAGGCTGGTGGCGTGGCTATGGGCCGGATGGCCATTTTGGCATGTTCCCTGCCAACTACGTGGAGCTCATTGAGTGA
- the DBNL gene encoding drebrin-like protein isoform X2, with product MAANLSRNGPALQEAYVRVVTEKSPTDWALFTYEGNSNDIRVAGTGEGGLEEMVEELNSGKVMYAFCRVKDPNSGLPKFVLINWTGEGVNDVRKGACASHVSTMANFLKGAHVTINARAEEDVEPECIMEKVAKASGANYSFHKESGRFQDAGPQAPVGSVYQKTNAVSEIKRVGKDSFWAKAEKEEENRRLEEKRRAEEAQRQLEQERRERELREAARREQRYQEQGGEASPQRTWEQQQEVVSRNRNEQGSTCASLQESAVHPREIFKQKERAMSTTSISSPQPGKLRSPFLQKQLTQPETHFGREPAAAISRPRADLPAEEPAPSTPPCLVQAEEEAVYEEPPEQETFYEQPPLVQQQGAGSEHIDHHIQGQGLSGQGLCARALYDYQAADDTEISFDPENLITGIEVIDEGWWRGYGPDGHFGMFPANYVELIE from the exons GGCTCTCTTTACCTATGAAGGCAACAGCAATGACATCCGCGTGGCTGGCACAGGGG AGGGTGGCCTGGAGGAGATGGTGGAGGAGCTCAACAGCGGGAAGGTGATGTACGCCTTCTGCAGAGTGAAGGACCCCAACTCTGGACTGCCCAAATTTGTCCTCATCAACTGG ACAGGCGAGGGCGTGAATGATGTGCGGAAGGGAGCCTGCGCCAGCCACGTCAGCACCATGGCCAACTTCCTGAAG GGGGCCCATGTGACCATCAACGCACGGGCCGAGGAGGATGTGGAGCCTGAGTGCATCATGGAGAAGGTGGCCAAGGCTTCAGGTGCCAACTACAGCTTTCACAAGGAGAGTGGCCGCTTCCAGGACGCGGGACCCCAGGCCCCAGTG GGCTCTGTGTACCAGAAGACCAATGCCGTGTCTGAGATTAAAAGGGTTGGTAAAGACAGCTTCTGGGCCAAAGCAGAG aaggaggaggagaaccGTCGGCTGGAGGAAAAGCGGCGGGCCGAGGAGGCGCAGCGGCAGCTGGAGCAGGAGCGCCGGGAGCGTGAGCTGCGTGAGGCTGCACGCCGGGAGCAGCGCTATCAGGAGCAGGGTGGCGAGGCCAGCCCCCAGAG GACGTGGGAGCAGCAGCAAGAAGTGGTTTCAAGGAACCGAAATGAGCAG GGGTCAACATGTGCTTCCCTCCAGGAGTCTGCCGTGCACCCGAGGGAGATTTTCAAGCAGAAGGAGAGGGCCATGTCCACCACCTCCATCTCCAGTCCTCAGCCTG GCAAGCTGAGGAGCCCCTTCCTGCAGAAGCAGCTCACCCAACCAGAGACCCACTTTGGCAGAGAGCCAGCTGCTGCCATCTCAAGGCCCAGGGCAG ATCTCCCTGCTGAGGAGCCGGCGCCCAGCACTCCTCCATGTCTGGTGCAGGCAGAAGAGGAGGCTGTGTATGAGGAACCTCCAGAGCAGGAGACCTTCTACGAGCAGCCCCCACTG GTGCAGCAGCAAGGTGCCGGCTCTGAGCACATTGACCACCACATTCAGGGCCAGGGGCTCAGTGGGCAAGGGCTCTGTGCCCGTGCCCTGTACGACTACCAGGCAG CCGACGACACAGAGATCTCCTTTGACCCTGAGAACCTCATCACGGGCATCGAGGTGATCGACGAAGGCTGGTGGCGTGGCTATGGGCCGGATGGCCATTTTGGCATGTTCCCTGCCAACTACGTGGAGCTCATTGAGTGA
- the DBNL gene encoding drebrin-like protein isoform X5, with protein MKATAMTSAWLAQGTGEGVNDVRKGACASHVSTMANFLKGAHVTINARAEEDVEPECIMEKVAKASGANYSFHKESGRFQDAGPQAPVGSVYQKTNAVSEIKRVGKDSFWAKAEKEEENRRLEEKRRAEEAQRQLEQERRERELREAARREQRYQEQGGEASPQRTWEQQQEVVSRNRNEQESAVHPREIFKQKERAMSTTSISSPQPGKLRSPFLQKQLTQPETHFGREPAAAISRPRADLPAEEPAPSTPPCLVQAEEEAVYEEPPEQETFYEQPPLVQQQGAGSEHIDHHIQGQGLSGQGLCARALYDYQAADDTEISFDPENLITGIEVIDEGWWRGYGPDGHFGMFPANYVELIE; from the exons ATGAAGGCAACAGCAATGACATCCGCGTGGCTGGCACAGGGG ACAGGCGAGGGCGTGAATGATGTGCGGAAGGGAGCCTGCGCCAGCCACGTCAGCACCATGGCCAACTTCCTGAAG GGGGCCCATGTGACCATCAACGCACGGGCCGAGGAGGATGTGGAGCCTGAGTGCATCATGGAGAAGGTGGCCAAGGCTTCAGGTGCCAACTACAGCTTTCACAAGGAGAGTGGCCGCTTCCAGGACGCGGGACCCCAGGCCCCAGTG GGCTCTGTGTACCAGAAGACCAATGCCGTGTCTGAGATTAAAAGGGTTGGTAAAGACAGCTTCTGGGCCAAAGCAGAG aaggaggaggagaaccGTCGGCTGGAGGAAAAGCGGCGGGCCGAGGAGGCGCAGCGGCAGCTGGAGCAGGAGCGCCGGGAGCGTGAGCTGCGTGAGGCTGCACGCCGGGAGCAGCGCTATCAGGAGCAGGGTGGCGAGGCCAGCCCCCAGAG GACGTGGGAGCAGCAGCAAGAAGTGGTTTCAAGGAACCGAAATGAGCAG GAGTCTGCCGTGCACCCGAGGGAGATTTTCAAGCAGAAGGAGAGGGCCATGTCCACCACCTCCATCTCCAGTCCTCAGCCTG GCAAGCTGAGGAGCCCCTTCCTGCAGAAGCAGCTCACCCAACCAGAGACCCACTTTGGCAGAGAGCCAGCTGCTGCCATCTCAAGGCCCAGGGCAG ATCTCCCTGCTGAGGAGCCGGCGCCCAGCACTCCTCCATGTCTGGTGCAGGCAGAAGAGGAGGCTGTGTATGAGGAACCTCCAGAGCAGGAGACCTTCTACGAGCAGCCCCCACTG GTGCAGCAGCAAGGTGCCGGCTCTGAGCACATTGACCACCACATTCAGGGCCAGGGGCTCAGTGGGCAAGGGCTCTGTGCCCGTGCCCTGTACGACTACCAGGCAG CCGACGACACAGAGATCTCCTTTGACCCTGAGAACCTCATCACGGGCATCGAGGTGATCGACGAAGGCTGGTGGCGTGGCTATGGGCCGGATGGCCATTTTGGCATGTTCCCTGCCAACTACGTGGAGCTCATTGAGTGA
- the DBNL gene encoding drebrin-like protein isoform X6 — protein MKATAMTSAWLAQGTGEGVNDVRKGACASHVSTMANFLKGAHVTINARAEEDVEPECIMEKVAKASGANYSFHKESGRFQDAGPQAPVGSVYQKTNAVSEIKRVGKDSFWAKAEKEEENRRLEEKRRAEEAQRQLEQERRERELREAARREQRYQEQGGEASPQSRTWEQQQEVVSRNRNEQESAVHPREIFKQKERAMSTTSISSPQPGKLRSPFLQKQLTQPETHFGREPAAAISRPRADLPAEEPAPSTPPCLVQAEEEAVYEEPPEQETFYEQPPLVQQQGAGSEHIDHHIQGQGLSGQGLCARALYDYQAADDTEISFDPENLITGIEVIDEGWWRGYGPDGHFGMFPANYVELIE, from the exons ATGAAGGCAACAGCAATGACATCCGCGTGGCTGGCACAGGGG ACAGGCGAGGGCGTGAATGATGTGCGGAAGGGAGCCTGCGCCAGCCACGTCAGCACCATGGCCAACTTCCTGAAG GGGGCCCATGTGACCATCAACGCACGGGCCGAGGAGGATGTGGAGCCTGAGTGCATCATGGAGAAGGTGGCCAAGGCTTCAGGTGCCAACTACAGCTTTCACAAGGAGAGTGGCCGCTTCCAGGACGCGGGACCCCAGGCCCCAGTG GGCTCTGTGTACCAGAAGACCAATGCCGTGTCTGAGATTAAAAGGGTTGGTAAAGACAGCTTCTGGGCCAAAGCAGAG aaggaggaggagaaccGTCGGCTGGAGGAAAAGCGGCGGGCCGAGGAGGCGCAGCGGCAGCTGGAGCAGGAGCGCCGGGAGCGTGAGCTGCGTGAGGCTGCACGCCGGGAGCAGCGCTATCAGGAGCAGGGTGGCGAGGCCAGCCCCCAGAG CAGGACGTGGGAGCAGCAGCAAGAAGTGGTTTCAAGGAACCGAAATGAGCAG GAGTCTGCCGTGCACCCGAGGGAGATTTTCAAGCAGAAGGAGAGGGCCATGTCCACCACCTCCATCTCCAGTCCTCAGCCTG GCAAGCTGAGGAGCCCCTTCCTGCAGAAGCAGCTCACCCAACCAGAGACCCACTTTGGCAGAGAGCCAGCTGCTGCCATCTCAAGGCCCAGGGCAG ATCTCCCTGCTGAGGAGCCGGCGCCCAGCACTCCTCCATGTCTGGTGCAGGCAGAAGAGGAGGCTGTGTATGAGGAACCTCCAGAGCAGGAGACCTTCTACGAGCAGCCCCCACTG GTGCAGCAGCAAGGTGCCGGCTCTGAGCACATTGACCACCACATTCAGGGCCAGGGGCTCAGTGGGCAAGGGCTCTGTGCCCGTGCCCTGTACGACTACCAGGCAG CCGACGACACAGAGATCTCCTTTGACCCTGAGAACCTCATCACGGGCATCGAGGTGATCGACGAAGGCTGGTGGCGTGGCTATGGGCCGGATGGCCATTTTGGCATGTTCCCTGCCAACTACGTGGAGCTCATTGAGTGA